Below is a genomic region from Trueperaceae bacterium.
TCGTCGAGTCCTCGGGTTCGACCCAGGGATCGGGCAGCTCGGCCTCGCCGGCGCATTGCCGCGTGCGGGTCGTCACCGGCCGGCATTGCAGCAGGTGGAAGCGGTCGTTGTCGTCGACGGCGAACTCGATGTCGACTGGCCAGCCGAGTTCGCCTTCGAGGTTTCGGGCGACGTCCGCGACCTCGTGGCGCTGCTCGTCGGAGAGGGAGGCGACGTCGCGCAGGAGGCCGGGTACGGGTACCTCACGCGTGCCGCCCTCGGCCGGGGTGGTCATCCGTTCCTTGGTGGACAGCTTCGTCTCGACCACCTTCAGGGTGGCTTTGTCGAGCTGCCAGGCGTCGGGCGTCACGGTGCCGGACACCATGCTCTCGCCCAGCCCCCAGGAGGCGTTGACCGCCACGCAGTCGTCGCGGCCGGAGACCGGGTCGACGCTGAACGCCACGCCCGAACGGTCGGGGCGCACCAGCGTCTAGACCAGGACGGCCAGCGCGATCCCCTCTGCCGGCAGGCCCTGCGCGACCGGGTAGACGAGCGTAGTCGGGTCGTGCAGCGAAGACCAGATGCGCTCGACCGCTTCGATCACCGCATCGGCACCGACCTCGTCGAGGATCGTCTCGTGCTGCCCGGCTAACGACGCGCCCTCTCCGTCCTCGGCGTCGCCGACGAGCTCGCAGTACGCCGTCGCGATCGCCTCGCGGACCTCCGCCGCCATCCCCCGGCCGCCTGGGCGGCGCGGTACGCCTCGACGGTCATGCAGAAGCCGGCCGGAACGGGATAGCGGGACGCCAACGCGCCGAGGTGCGCGGCCTTGGGACCGATCCGGGTCGCTTTGTGCGACGCAGGCTCGCCGAGCGGAACGACCAACGAATCCAAGCAGACCCCCCGGTCCCAAAGAGGTTCGAGTTGCGGGCGTTCGCCTCTCTGCGGTGCGACCCCGCGTCGCGCAACCCTCGTGCAGGACCGATGGCCGACGCCCAACACCCTCGCGTGCTCCCGACGGCGCCCGCCGGCGACCGCTTCGTTGCCCAGGATCTAGGTCCCGTCGGACCTCGCTGACCGCTCGTCGGACGAGGCGGCGTCGGCCACGGCGTCGCCGTCGGGCCGGGCATCAACCAGGTCCCGAGTCGCGTAGCGCAGAAGGGTGGCCCGAAGCTCGGGACCCACCGCGCGCTTCGCCTGTCGCCCGTAATCGAACAGCACGATCACGCTCTCGATCCGGGCGGCCGGAGCGCCGTCGGCCAGAACGAGGTGCCGCAGGCCTACGCTGGTGCGACCGACGCGACTGACGCGCGTCTCGACCTCGACCTCCGCGTCCAGGGTGACCTGCCGCAGGAAGTCCAGCTCCAGCCGGGCAAGGATCAGGTCGCCGCTGGGCGGGTCGACGCCGCGCAGGAAGCCGATCCGGGCCAGCTCGATCCAGCTGGCGAAGACCACGTTGTTGACGTGCCCGAAGCCGTCCGTATCCCTCCAGCGGACTTGGATCGGAAGGCGGTGGACGCCCCCCTCCCACGCCTCGCGCAGGTCGCGGCTCAGGTCGGGCTTCCGCAATCGCGTCATGCGCGGAGCCTACTCTCCCTCGCCGGCGTCGGGTCGCGCGCGCCCAGCGCCGGCCGCCGCCCGGTCCGCGCGTCGCCGCCGGCTGCGCCGCGGCCGCGGTTGGCAGGTCGGACAGGAGAAGCTGCTGCGCTGACCGACCACGCTGCGCTCGATCGTCGCTCCGCACCGCGGGCAGGGATCGCCCTCGTGGCCGTAGGCGGCGAGATGCCGGCGGTAGGCGCCCACGTTCCCGTTCACCGTGCGGTAGTCGTTCAGCGTCGTCCCCTGCGCCTCGATCGCGGCGCGGAGCACGTCGCGGATGGCGGCCCCTAGCGCGTCCGCCTGACGGCGGGTCAGCCGGCGGGCGGGCGTCGCGGGGTGGACGCGCGTCCGCCAGAGCGCCTCGTCGGCGTAGATGTTGCCGAGCC
It encodes:
- a CDS encoding thioesterase family protein, with amino-acid sequence MTRLRKPDLSRDLREAWEGGVHRLPIQVRWRDTDGFGHVNNVVFASWIELARIGFLRGVDPPSGDLILARLELDFLRQVTLDAEVEVETRVSRVGRTSVGLRHLVLADGAPAARIESVIVLFDYGRQAKRAVGPELRATLLRYATRDLVDARPDGDAVADAASSDERSARSDGT
- a CDS encoding zinc finger domain-containing protein; this encodes LGNIYADEALWRTRVHPATPARRLTRRQADALGAAIRDVLRAAIEAQGTTLNDYRTVNGNVGAYRRHLAAYGHEGDPCPRCGATIERSVVGQRSSFSCPTCQPRPRRSRRRRADRAAAGAGRARPDAGEGE